One Miscanthus floridulus cultivar M001 chromosome 11, ASM1932011v1, whole genome shotgun sequence DNA window includes the following coding sequences:
- the LOC136493465 gene encoding expansin-B5-like, with protein sequence MVTPVTFRDAVFAVLPILTLLVSPVPCYGHPRSMSLRNHTTSRYTSTPARAAVRWYSGGATWYGSPYGAGSDGGACGYQGTVSQRPFSSMIAAGGPSLFKNGNGCGACYQIKCTGNKVCSGWPVTVTITDSCPGGVCLARTAHFDMSGTAFGAMANRGMADRLRATGILKIQYRRVSCNYNGMGIAFKVDRGSNPFYLAVLIQYQNGDGDLAAVHIMQQGAAWAPMQHSWGAMWRTNSNTGKPLRAPFSVRLISGSGKVLVVGNAIPAGWRAGMTYWSTVNYAT encoded by the exons ATGGTTACTCCAGTTACATTCCGAGATGCCGTATTCGCGGTGCTGCCAATCCTGACACTTCTTGTAAGCCCCGTTCCCTGCTATGGGCATCCGAGGTCCATGTCTCTTCGCAACCACACTACCAGCCGGTACACCTCAACGCCAGCCAGAGCCGCCGTCCGATGGTACTCCGGCGGCGCGACGTGGTACGGGAGCCCTTACGGCGCCGGCAGCGACG GCGGTGCGTGCGGTTATCAAGGCACCGTCAGCCAACGCCCGTTCTCGTCGATGATCGCCGCCGGCGGTCCTTCCCTTTTCAAGAACGGCAATGGCTGCGGCGCATGCTATCAG ATCAAGTGCACCGGCAACAAAGTCTGCTCCGGGTGGCCAGTGACTGTTACTATCACCGACTCCTGCCCCGGTGGGGTCTGCCTCGCCAGGACGGCGCACTTTGACATGAGTGGCACGGCCTTTGGCGCCATGGCCAACCGCGGGATGGCGGACCGCCTCCGCGCCACTGGAATCCTCAAGATCCAATACAGGAG GGTGTCGTGCAACTACAATGGCATGGGAATTGCCTTCAAAGTGGACCGGGGCTCCAACCCGTTCTACCTCGCCGTGCTGATCCAGTACCAGAACGGCGACGGTGACCTCGCCGCGGTGCACATCATGCAGCAGGGCGCCGCGTGGGCGCCGATGCAGCACTCGTGGGGCGCCATGTGGCGCACCAACTCGAACACCGGCAAGCCGCTGCGCGCCCCATTCTCGGTCCGACTCATCTCCGGCTCCGGCAAGGTGCTCGTCGTCGGGAACGCCATCCCCGCCGGTTGGCGCGCCGGTATGACATACTGGTCAACGGTGAACTACGCCACCTAA